In one Zymoseptoria tritici IPO323 chromosome 10, whole genome shotgun sequence genomic region, the following are encoded:
- a CDS encoding Hsp70 family protein produces the protein MAPAIGIDLGTTYSCVGIYRDDRIEIIANDQGNRTTPSFVAFTDTERLIGDSAKNQVAMNPVNTVFDAKRLIGRKFDDAEVQADMKHFPFKVINKGGKPVMQVEFKGEEKQFTPEEISSMVLTKMRETAEAYLGGTVNNAVVTVPAYFNDSQRQATKDAGLIAGLNVLRIINEPTAAAIAYGLDKKTEGERNVLIFDLGGGTFDVSLLTIEEGIFEVKSTAGDTHLGGEDFDNRLVNHFVNEFKRKNKKDLTSNARALRRLRTACERAKRTLSSSAQTSIEIDSLYEGVDFYTSITRARFEELCQDLFRSTMEPVERTLRDAKIDKSSVHEIVLVGGSTRIPKVQKMVSDFFNGKEPNRSINPDEAVAYGAAVQAAILSGDTSSKSTNEILLLDVAPLSLGIETAGGVMTPLIKRNTTIPTKKSETFSTFSDNQPGVLIQVFEGERARTKDNNLMGKFELTGIPPAPRGVPQIEVTFDLDANGIMNVSALEKGTGKTNKIVITNDKGRLSKEEIERMLAEAEKYKDEDEAESARIQAKNGLESYAYSLKNTLSDSKVDEKLEAGDKETLKAKIDETVTWLDDNQTATKDEYESTQKDLESVANPIMMKFYGGAEGGMPGGMPGGGMPGGAPGGAPGAGGDDGPTVEEVD, from the exons ATGGCACCAGCAATCGGTATCGACTTGGGTACGACCTACTCATGTGTGGGTATCTACAGAGATGACCGCATTGAGATCATTGCCAACGACCAGGGTAACCGCACAACACCCTCGTTCGTCGCCTTCACCGACACCGAGCGCCTCATCGGTGACTCTGCAAAGAACCAAGTCGCCATGAACCCAGTCAACACAGTCTTCGACGCCAAGCGCCTGATCGGCCGGAAGTTCGACGATGCTGAGGTGCAGGCCGACATGAAGCACTTCCCATTCAAGGTCATCAACAAGGGTGGCAAGCCGGTGATGCAGGTCGAGTTcaagggcgaggagaagcagtTCACACCAGAGGAGATTTCATCAATGGTTCTTACCAAGATGCGCGAGACTGCGGAGGCATACCTTGGTGGCACCGTCAACAACGCCGTTGTGACTGTCCCAGCATACTTCAACGACTCGCAGCGTCAAGCAACCAAGGACGCTGGTCTCATTGCCGGCCTGAACGTCCTGCGCATCATCAACGAGCCTACCGCCGCTGCCATTGCCTACGGTCTCGACAAGAAGACTGAGGGCGAGCGCAACGTGCTCATCTTCGACTTGGGTGGTGGTACCTTCGATGTTTCCCTTCTCACCATTGAGGAGGGCATCTTCGAGGTGAAGTCCACTGCTGGAGACACTCAtttgggaggagaggactTTGACAACCGCCTTGTCAACCACTTCGTTAACGAATTCAAGAGGAAGAATAAGAAG GATCTCACATCCAACGCCCGCGCACTCCGCCGCCTGCGCACCGCTTGCGAGCGTGCGAAGCGcactctctcttcctccgcacAGACCTCCATCGAGATCGACTCGCTCTACGAGGGTGTCGACTTCTACACCTCCATCACCCGTGCCCGCTTCGAGGAGCTGTGCCAGGACCTCTTCCGCTCCACCATGGAGCCCGTCGAGCGCACCCTCCGCGACGCCAAGATCGACAAGTCCTCCGTCCACGAGATCGTCTTGGTCGGTGGATCCACCCGTATCCCCAAGGTCCAGAAGATGGTCTCCGACTTCTTCAACGGCAAGGAGCCCAACCGCTCCATCAACCCCGATGAGGCTGTCGCCTATGGTGCCGCCGTTCAGGCCGCCATTCTCTCCGGTGACACTTCCAGCAAGTCCACCAACGAGATCCTGCTCCTCGACGTCGCGCCGTTGTCTCTCGGTATCGAGACTGCTGGTGGTGTCATGACTCCTCTCATCAAGCGCAACACCACCATCCCCACCAAGAAGTCCGAGACTTTTTCGACCTTCTCCGACAACCAGCCCGGTGTGCTCATCCAGgtcttcgagggcgagcGTGCCCGCACGAAGGACAACAACCTCATGGGCAAGTTCGAGCTCACTGGTATCCCACCTGCTCCCCGCGGTGTTCCCCAGATCGAGGTCACCTTCGACCTTGACGCCAACGGCATCATGAACGTCTCCGCTCTCGAGAAGGGCACCGGCAAGACCAACAAGATTGTCATCACCAACGACAAGGGCCGCTTGTCcaaggaggagattgagcGCATGTTGGCTGAGGCCGAGAAGTacaaggacgaggatgaggccGAGTCTGCCCGCATCCAGGCCAAGAACGGCCTCGAGTCGTACGCCTACTCGCTCAAGAACACCCTCTCCGACTCCAAGGTCGACGAGAAGCTCGAGGCCGGCGACAAGGAGACTCTCAAGGCCAAGATCGATGAGACCGTCACTTGGCTCGACGACAACCAGACCGCCACCAAGGACGAGTACGAGAGCACCCAGAAGGACCTCGAGTCCGTCGCCAACCCCATCATGATGAAGTTCTACGGTGGAGCTGAGGGCGGCATGCCCGGCGGTATGCCCGGCGGCGGCATGCCAGGTGGTGCTCCTGGTGGCGCCCCAGGTGCTGGTGGAGATGACGGCCCAACCGTCGAGGAGGTTGACTAA
- a CDS encoding putative aminophospholipid-translocating P4-type ATPase produces the protein MTTQHGYHQPADQHDASDDENDSDLDLELNELDPQPVAPSRRQPSSGRISYDFDSRIPLRNLRFGGRRRPREEDDEDLQALVGGDENEDDQARKRMSAASSGISGREDDAPLLARPNGRIRSSSQGVIDALGDFSKRRRKGILKYVPFIQRSTSIALPIHEAGEDEPEDVHDPAAARVIAVGQKQATRFPPNAISNAKYTPWSFIPRTLFNEFKFFFNMYFLLVALSQIIPALRIGYLSTYIAPLVFVLSITLSKEALDDVNRRKRDNEANSEPYTVLRFDSSEAGAFNATKSSKIRMLRNMSEKKRGKQRTQDDDARVQQADEEEQRTEDPEAPSTNVIEIVKPSRDLKVGDVIVLNKDQRVPADVVILKSFSVETYSQQARRHSETAIDAPSGDERLQAKAELGEDLVNETTTSDPSGGGEAFIRTDQLDGETDWKLRLAVPIAQTLPSSEYTRLQVTAGKPDKKVNDFVGTIELGPKRHRLAEEISSTSVTSPLNIDNTAWANTVLASSTTVYALVVYTGSQTRAALSTSQSRSKTGLLELEINNLVKILCVLTAALSFILVALEGFKTHEGQKWYVDAMRFLILFSTIVPISLRVNLDLGKSMYASLIHRDQGIPGTVVRTSTIPEDLGRIEYLLSDKTGTLTRNEMELKKIHVGTVSYGGDAMEEVSSYVKQAFALSDKAAQGTLFTPSAGFIAAGGATRTRREIGLRVRDLVLALALCHNVTPTTEEDEDGKPTISYQASSPDEIAIVQWTEHVGLRLSHRDRKRISLQFTADERTAVRVEILNVFPFTSDSKRMGIIVRFIRNTNLSKDDEGEIVFYQKGADTVMTSIVAANDWLDEETGNMAREGLRTLVVGRKVLSTQQYAAFSSAYAEASLSLSGRDAAMASAIKQHLENDLELLGVTGVEDKLQPHVKPSLELLRNAGIKIWMLTGDKIETARCVAISSKLVSRGQHIHTIANLKSRAAALDALSPLQSQPNSALLIDGHSLNIYLSSPSHRETFVAAAVRLPAVIACRCSPTQKADVAHLIRAFTGKRIACIGDGGNDVSMIQAADVGVGIVGKEGKQASLAADFSITQFAHLTKLLVWHGRNSYKRSAKLAQFVIHRGLIISVCQTVFSIASSFTPIALYRDFLLVGYATVYTMMPVFSLVLDRDVDEGLANLYPELYKEVTQGKSLSYRTFFIWLGISIYQGVVIQGGAELLVPSYMTHDDDSTNPDPYAPLHNKPFRTMVTLSYTALILNEVAMVAAEIVTWHWSMWASILATLAIFIGSLPALGEYFDLGYFGNFGFWWRCAGILAVSLGPVVGGKFVGDFVRPPSYRKVRGV, from the coding sequence ATGACAACTCAGCATGGCTACCACCAACCCGCCGATCAGCACGATGCCTCCGACGAtgagaacgattccgacctcgacctcgaacTAAACGAACTCGATCCCCAACCTGTTGCACCTTCCAGGCGCCAGCCTAGCTCAGGTCGCATTAGCTATGATTTCGACTCACGAATACCACTGAGAAACCTCCGTTTTggtggaaggagaagacctcgggaggaagatgacgaagatCTTCAGGCATTGGTGGGAGGTGACGAGAACGAGGATGATCAAGCACGGAAGCGGATGAGCGCTGCAAGCTCTGGGATCTCTGGCAGAGAAGACGATGCGCCCCTACTTGCAAGACCGAATGGTCGAATACGCAGCTCTTCACAAGGTGTCATAGATGCGCTCGGCGATTTCagcaagaggagaaggaaaggcATATTGAAATATGTGCCGTTCATACAACGCAGCACCTCAATTGCCCTGCCCATACATGAAGCTGGCGAAGACGAACCAGAGGATGTTCACGACCCGGCTGCCGCTCGTGTGATCGCAGTCGGCCAGAAGCAAGCTACCCGCTTCCCTCCGAATGCGATCTCTAACGCGAAATATACACCGTGGTCCTTTATTCCGAGGACGCTCTTCAACGAGTTCAAATTCTTCTTCAACATGTACTTCCTCCTGGTTGCTCTCTCGCAAATCATCCCGGCCTTGCGGATAGGCTACCTTTCGACGTACATTGCGCCGCTGGTGTTCGTCCTCAGTATTACCTTGAGTAAAGAGGCACTCGACGATGTGAACAGGAGAAAGCGAGATAATGAGGCCAACAGTGAACCTTATACGGTCTTGAGATTTGACAGCAGCGAAGCGGGAGCGTTCAATGCCACGAAAAGCAGTAAGATACGCATGCTGAGGAACATGTCGGAGAAGAAAAGAGGAAAGCAGAGAACTCAGGATGACGATGCAAGAGTACAGCAGGCTGACGAAGAGGAGCAAAGGACGGAGGATCCCGAAGCACCCTCGACTAATGTAATTGAAATTGTGAAGCCGTCGCGCGACCTCAAGGTCGGCGATGTGATTGTGCTGAACAAGGACCAGAGAGTTCCGGCCGACGTTGTCATTCTTAAGAGCTTCAGTGTCGAAACGTATTCGCAACAAGCTCGAAGGCATTCGGAAACTGCAATTGATGCGCCGTCAGGAGACGAGAGACTGCAGGCAAAAGCAGAGCTTGGGGAAGATTTAGTGAACGAAACGACAACGTCAGACCCGAGTGGAGGCGGTGAGGCTTTCATCCGCACTGATCAACTCGACGGAGAGACGGATTGGAAATTGCGGCTGGCCGTGCCGATCGCGCAGACATTGCCCTCGAGCGAATACACTCGACTGCAAGTCACGGCAGGCAAGCCGGACAAGAAAGTCAACGATTTTGTAGGAACGATTGAACTCGGGCCGAAGAGGCATCGATTGGCCGAGGAGATCTCTTCCACATCTGTGACGAGTCCTCTCAACATCGACAACACAGCATGGGCGAATACTGTGCTGGCATCTTCAACGACTGTGTATGCGCTGGTCGTCTACACCGGATCGCAGACGCGAGCCGCGCTCTCCACTTCGCAATCACGATCAAAGACAGGCTTGCTGGAACTTGAGATCAACAATCTCGTCAAGATTCTCTGCGTCTTGACCGCTGCGCTGAGCTTCATCCTTGTCGCACTTGAAGGCTTCAAGACACATGAAGGCCAGAAATGGTACGTGGATGCCATGCGATTCTTGATTCTCTTCAGCACCATTGTGCCTATCTCACTTCGCGTGAATCTGGACTTGGGCAAAAGCATGTATGCGAGCCTCATACATCGTGATCAAGGCATTCCCGGGACTGTCGTCCGGACGAGTACCATTCCGGAAGACCTGGGCAGAATCGAATATCTTCTTAGTGACAAGACGGGGACCCTGACGAGAAATGAGATGGAGCTGAAAAAGATCCATGTTGGAACTGTCAGCTACGGCGGAGATGCTATGGAGGAAGTCAGCAGCTATGTCAAGCAGGCTTTCGCGCTGTCTGACAAAGCCGCACAAGGCACATTGTTCACGCCCTCAGCAGGCTTCATTGCCGCGGGCGGTGCCACAAGAACGCGAAGAGAGATTGGTCTTCGAGTCCGAGATCTGGTCCTCGCGCTTGCACTGTGCCATAACGTCACTCCGACgacggaagaagatgaagacggcAAGCCAACGATCTCATATCAGGCTTCATCGCCCGACGAAATCGCCATTGTGCAGTGGACGGAGCATGTCGGCTTACGTCTTTCACACCGCGATCGCAAACGCATCTCTCTCCAATTCACTGCAGACGAGCGGACTGCCGTCCGAGTGGAGATTCTCAACGTCTTTCCGTTCACTAGCGACAGCAAGCGAATGGGTATCATTGTGCGGTTCATTCGCAACACAAATCTGAGCAAAGACGACGAGGGCGAAATTGTCTTCTACCAAAAGGGTGCAGACACCGTCATGACTTCCATCGTCGCGGCGAACGACTGGCTCGATGAAGAGACTGGGAATATGGCTCGAGAAGGTCTTCGCACACTCGTGGTCGGGCGCAAGGTGCTCAGCACGCAACAATACGCTGCGTTTTCGTCAGCTTACGCGGAAGCCTCGCTTTCCCTATCCGGCCGCGATGCAGCGATGGCTTCTGCCATCAAGCAGCATCTCGAGAACGACTTGGAGCTCCTCGGTGTCACTGGCGTCGAAGACAAACTCCAGCCGCACGTCAAACCCTCGCTCGAGCTTCTCCGCAACGCCGGCATCAAAATTTGGATGCTCACAGGCGACAAGATCGAAACCGCCCGCTGCGTCGCCATTTCCTCCAAACTCGTCTCCCGCGGCCAACACATCCACACGATCGCCAATCTCAAATCCCGCGCTGCAGCGCTCGACGCCCTCAGCCCTCTCCAATCGCAACCCAACTCTGCGCTGCTCATTGATGGCCACAGTCTAAACATCTAcctctcctcgccctcaCATCGCGAGACTTTCGTCGCTGCTGCCGTACGTCTTCCCGCAGTCATCGCCTGCCGATGCTCTCCCACTCAGAAAGCCGACGTTGCACATCTCATCCGAGCCTTTACCGGCAAGCGCATCGCCTGCAtcggcgacggcggcaaCGACGTCAGCATGATTCAAGCGGCAGACGTGGGCGTGGGCATTGTCGGCAAAGAAGGCAAACAGGCTAGTCTGGCAGCCGACTTCAGCATTACGCAATTCGCACATCTCACGAAATTGCTTGTCTGGCATGGCCGAAACTCCTACAAGCGCAGCGCCAAACTCGCGCAGTTCGTCATTCATCGCGGACTGATTATCTCTGTCTGCCAGACCGTGTTCAGCATTGCCTCCTCCTTTACGCCCATCGCTCTGTACCGCGACTTCCTGCTCGTCGGGTATGCAACCGTTTACACTATGATGCCGGTCTTCTCTCTCGTACTGGACCGAGACGTCGACGAAGGACTCGCAAACCTGTACCCCGAGCTCTACAAAGAGGTCACGCAGGGCAAGTCCCTCAGCTACCGCACTTTCTTCATCTGGTTGGGCATCTCCATCTACCAAGGCGTTGTCATCCAGGGAGGCGCTGAGCTGCTCGTGCCATCATACATGActcacgacgacgacagtaCCAATCCCGATCCATACGCGCCGCTCCACAACAAACCGTTCCGAACGATGGTCACCCTGTCGTACACGGCTCTCATCTTGAACGAAGTCGCCATGGTCGCCGCCGAGATCGTGACTTGGCATTGGTCAATGTGGGCCAGCATCCTCGCTACGCTGGCGATTTTCATTGGTAGTCTACCGGCTCTGGGCGAGTATTTCGATCTTGGATACTTTGGAAACTTCGGTTTCTGGTGGAGATGCGCGGGCATTTTAGCCGTGAGTTTGGGACCGGTGGTGGGTGGGAAGTTTGTGGGCGATTTTGTGAGGCCGCCGAGTTATCGGAAGGTCAGAGGTGTGTAG